The Microbacterium limosum genome contains a region encoding:
- a CDS encoding ABC transporter permease — protein MTSAPTRTSTSPDAPARPGSAPRPFWERRAVRVVGGLVLPLAILGVWQVVTTSGLVPPYRLPPPATVLQAAVQLADSGDLWIHIAISVQRVLLGFAIGSVVGLAGAAIVGLTKSGDILLSPILAAFRAIPSLALVPLLLLWMGIGEDSKVALIAIGAFFPVFTTVSLALRQVDPHSVEMARSFSLRGFSLFRTVQLPSVVPAIMSGLRLALAQSWLFLVAAELIAASMGLGWLLTDSQSTGRVDRILLAIVLLALLGTLTNGILSVVQKYLLRRWI, from the coding sequence ATGACCTCCGCCCCCACCCGCACGAGCACGAGCCCGGACGCCCCCGCGCGTCCGGGCTCGGCGCCGCGTCCGTTCTGGGAACGACGCGCCGTCAGGGTCGTCGGCGGACTCGTCCTGCCCCTGGCGATCCTCGGCGTCTGGCAGGTCGTCACGACGTCCGGACTCGTGCCGCCCTACCGACTGCCCCCGCCTGCCACCGTCCTCCAGGCGGCCGTCCAGCTCGCGGACAGCGGCGACCTCTGGATCCACATCGCGATCTCGGTGCAGCGCGTGCTGCTCGGCTTCGCGATCGGCTCGGTCGTCGGGCTCGCGGGTGCGGCCATCGTCGGGCTGACGAAGTCGGGCGACATCCTCCTCAGCCCGATCCTCGCGGCGTTCCGTGCGATCCCGTCGCTCGCGCTCGTGCCGCTGCTGCTGCTCTGGATGGGGATCGGCGAGGACTCGAAGGTCGCCCTCATCGCGATCGGGGCTTTCTTCCCCGTCTTCACGACTGTGAGCCTGGCGCTGCGCCAGGTCGATCCCCACTCGGTGGAGATGGCCCGCTCGTTCAGCCTGCGCGGGTTCTCCCTGTTCCGCACGGTGCAGCTGCCCTCCGTCGTGCCCGCCATCATGTCGGGGCTGCGGCTCGCGCTGGCGCAGTCCTGGCTCTTCCTCGTCGCCGCCGAGCTGATCGCGGCCTCCATGGGACTCGGCTGGCTCCTGACGGACTCGCAGTCCACGGGACGGGTGGACCGCATCCTTCTCGCGATCGTGCTGCTGGCGCTTCTCGGGACGCTGACCAACGGCATCCTGAGCGTCGTCCAGAAGTACCTGCTGCGCCGGTGGATCTGA
- the pyrF gene encoding orotidine-5'-phosphate decarboxylase, producing the protein MSAPTFGDRVRGAIAAHGHLCVGIDPHLHLLEAWGLPVSADGVRRFGERVVDAAAGRAGIVKPQVSFFERFGSAGFAALEAVLSAARERGLITIADAKRGDIGTTMDAYAAAWLLPGSPLEADALTVSPYLGAGALEGTLALAAAHGKGVFVLAATSNPEGAAVQGAAVSGRDGVRDTVAGRIVREVTAFNAAHTPAGSWAGAGFVVGATVDRRAAGLPDTIDPVAPILAPGFGHQGARPEDLEEIFGPLSPAVLASESRSILSAGPKALEAAIEATRARTGGARG; encoded by the coding sequence GTGAGCGCACCCACCTTCGGGGACCGGGTGCGCGGGGCGATCGCGGCGCACGGGCACCTGTGCGTCGGGATCGACCCGCACCTGCACCTGCTCGAGGCATGGGGCCTGCCCGTGAGCGCCGACGGCGTGCGGCGGTTCGGCGAGCGCGTCGTGGATGCCGCGGCCGGGCGGGCGGGGATCGTCAAGCCCCAGGTGTCCTTCTTCGAACGATTCGGGTCCGCCGGCTTCGCCGCCCTGGAGGCGGTGCTGTCGGCGGCACGGGAGCGGGGGCTGATCACGATCGCGGACGCCAAGCGCGGCGACATCGGCACGACGATGGACGCGTATGCGGCCGCGTGGCTGCTCCCGGGATCGCCGCTCGAGGCGGATGCGCTCACCGTCTCCCCGTACCTGGGGGCGGGAGCGCTCGAGGGCACCCTGGCGCTGGCCGCGGCCCACGGCAAGGGTGTCTTCGTGCTGGCCGCGACGAGCAATCCGGAGGGCGCCGCGGTGCAGGGCGCGGCGGTCTCCGGCCGTGATGGCGTGCGCGACACCGTCGCCGGCAGGATCGTGCGGGAGGTCACGGCGTTCAACGCGGCGCACACCCCGGCCGGGTCCTGGGCCGGAGCGGGATTCGTCGTCGGTGCAACCGTGGACAGGCGCGCCGCCGGGCTTCCCGATACGATCGACCCCGTCGCCCCGATCCTCGCACCCGGGTTCGGCCACCAGGGCGCCCGTCCGGAAGACCTCGAAGAGATCTTCGGGCCGTTGTCCCCGGCCGTCCTCGCGAGCGAGAGCAGAAGCATCCTCTCGGCCGGTCCGAAGGCACTGGAGGCAGCCATCGAGGCGACACGAGCACGCACGGGAGGCGCACGTGGCTGA
- the carB gene encoding carbamoyl-phosphate synthase large subunit — protein MPKRDDIKSVLVIGSGPIVIGQACEFDYSGTQACRVLREEGVRVILVNSNPATIMTDPDFADATYIEPITPAVIETIIAKERPDAILPTLGGQTALNAAMALDAAGILEKYDVELIGAKVEAINKGEDRQIFKQLVIDAGADVAASRICRSMDEVLAGADELGYPLVVRPSFTMGGLGSGFAYDEKDLRRIAGAGLHDSPTHEVLLEESILGWKEYELELMRDMADNTVVVCSIENVDPVGVHTGDSITVAPALTLTDREYQKLRDIGIDIIRAVGVDTGGCNIQFAVDPASGRIIVIEMNPRVSRSSALASKATGFPIAKIAAKLAIGYRLDEIPNDITKVTPASFEPTLDYVVVKVPRFAFEKFPAADTTLTTTMKSVGEAMAIGRNYATALQKALRSLEKRGSSFHWGEEPRSVEELLEVSKTPTDGRIVVLQQAMRKGASIEQAFEATAIDPWFLDQIALINEVAEHVRTAPELDAATLRLAKEHGFSDAQLAQLRGMSEERVRERRYAAGIRPVYKTVDTCAGEFPALTPYHYSSYDSETEVTPSERTKVVIIGSGPNRIGQGVEFDYSCVHASFALADAGYETVMVNCNPETVSTDYDTSDRLYFEPLTLEDVLEVLHAEAASGEILGVVCQLGGQTPLGLAKGIQDAGYRILGTSPEAIDLAEERELFSRLLDRAGLVAPRNGTATDVEGAVRIAEDIGYPVLVRPSFVLGGRGMEIVYDTPSIRDYFVRIADQAIIGPGQPLLVDRFLDDAIEIDVDALYDGSELYIGGVMEHIEEAGIHSGDSSCTLPPISLGRTEIDRVREATLAIAEGVGVRGLLNVQFAISAGVLYVIEANPRASRTVPFVSKALGIPLAKAASRIMAGTRIAELKDEGLLPAVDGSRVPLDSPVSVKEAVLPFKRFRTKEGHIVDSVLGPEMRSTGEVMGIDRDFPTAFAKSQEAAYGGMPTSGTVFISVADSDKRAVILPAHRLRQLGFDLVATEGTAEILARNGIDVRIVAKYSETAGSSEPNIVDLINAGEIDIVVNTPSGRSARADGYEIRAAAVAADKALFTTIAVLGAAVSAMDAIGDGFNVRSLQEYAADRAARA, from the coding sequence ATGCCCAAGCGCGACGACATCAAGAGCGTCCTCGTCATCGGCTCCGGCCCGATCGTCATCGGCCAGGCCTGCGAATTCGACTACTCGGGGACCCAGGCCTGCCGCGTTCTGCGTGAGGAAGGCGTCCGCGTCATCCTCGTCAACTCGAACCCGGCGACGATCATGACCGACCCGGACTTCGCGGATGCGACGTACATCGAGCCGATCACCCCCGCCGTCATCGAGACGATCATCGCCAAGGAGCGACCCGACGCGATCCTGCCGACGCTTGGCGGGCAGACGGCCCTCAACGCCGCGATGGCGCTCGACGCGGCCGGGATCCTGGAGAAGTACGACGTCGAGCTGATCGGCGCGAAGGTCGAAGCCATCAACAAGGGCGAGGATCGGCAGATCTTCAAGCAGCTCGTCATCGACGCGGGTGCGGATGTCGCGGCGAGCCGCATCTGCCGCTCGATGGACGAGGTGCTGGCCGGCGCGGACGAGCTCGGATACCCCCTCGTGGTGCGCCCGAGCTTCACGATGGGCGGTCTCGGCTCGGGCTTCGCGTACGACGAGAAGGACCTGCGCCGCATCGCGGGCGCGGGACTGCACGACTCGCCCACCCACGAGGTGCTGCTCGAGGAGTCGATCCTGGGATGGAAGGAGTACGAGCTCGAGCTCATGCGCGACATGGCCGACAACACGGTCGTCGTCTGCTCGATCGAGAACGTCGATCCCGTCGGCGTGCACACGGGCGACTCGATCACGGTCGCCCCGGCCCTCACGCTCACCGACCGTGAGTACCAGAAGCTCCGCGATATCGGCATCGACATCATCCGCGCCGTCGGTGTGGACACCGGCGGCTGCAACATCCAGTTCGCGGTGGACCCGGCCTCGGGACGCATCATCGTGATCGAGATGAACCCCCGCGTCTCGCGCTCGTCGGCCCTGGCGTCGAAGGCCACGGGGTTCCCGATCGCCAAGATCGCCGCCAAGCTCGCGATCGGGTACCGCCTCGACGAGATCCCGAACGACATCACCAAGGTGACGCCGGCCAGCTTCGAGCCCACGCTCGACTACGTCGTGGTCAAGGTTCCCCGCTTCGCGTTCGAGAAGTTCCCGGCCGCCGACACGACGCTGACGACCACCATGAAGTCGGTCGGCGAGGCCATGGCGATCGGCCGCAACTACGCCACGGCTCTTCAGAAGGCGCTGCGTTCGCTCGAGAAGCGCGGGTCGAGCTTCCACTGGGGCGAGGAGCCCCGCTCGGTGGAGGAGCTGCTCGAGGTCTCCAAGACGCCCACGGATGGGCGGATCGTCGTGCTGCAGCAGGCGATGCGCAAGGGCGCGAGCATCGAGCAGGCGTTCGAGGCGACGGCGATCGACCCGTGGTTCCTCGACCAGATCGCGCTCATCAACGAGGTCGCCGAGCACGTGCGCACCGCCCCGGAGCTCGACGCCGCGACGCTTCGGCTGGCGAAGGAGCACGGCTTCTCGGACGCCCAGCTCGCGCAGCTGCGGGGGATGAGCGAGGAGCGGGTGCGCGAGCGGCGCTATGCCGCCGGCATCCGCCCCGTCTACAAGACGGTCGACACCTGCGCGGGGGAGTTCCCGGCGCTCACGCCCTACCACTACTCCAGCTACGACAGCGAGACCGAGGTCACCCCGTCGGAGCGCACGAAGGTCGTCATCATCGGGTCCGGGCCGAACCGCATCGGGCAGGGCGTCGAGTTCGACTACTCGTGCGTCCACGCGTCGTTCGCCCTCGCCGACGCGGGATACGAGACCGTCATGGTCAACTGCAACCCGGAGACCGTCTCGACGGACTACGACACCTCCGACCGCCTGTACTTCGAGCCGCTCACGCTCGAGGACGTGCTCGAGGTGCTGCACGCCGAGGCGGCGTCGGGCGAGATCCTCGGGGTCGTCTGCCAGCTGGGCGGCCAGACGCCGCTGGGCCTTGCCAAGGGCATCCAGGATGCCGGATACCGCATCCTCGGCACGAGCCCCGAGGCGATCGACCTGGCCGAGGAGCGCGAGCTGTTCTCGCGCCTGCTCGACCGCGCGGGTCTCGTCGCGCCCCGCAACGGAACGGCCACCGACGTCGAGGGCGCCGTTCGCATCGCCGAGGACATCGGCTACCCCGTCCTCGTCCGCCCCAGCTTCGTGCTGGGCGGCCGCGGGATGGAGATCGTCTACGACACCCCCAGCATCCGGGACTACTTCGTGCGGATCGCCGATCAGGCGATTATCGGGCCCGGACAGCCGTTGCTGGTGGACCGTTTCCTGGACGACGCGATCGAGATCGACGTCGATGCCCTCTACGACGGCTCCGAGCTGTACATCGGGGGCGTCATGGAGCACATCGAGGAGGCGGGCATCCACTCGGGTGACTCGAGCTGCACGCTTCCGCCCATCTCGCTCGGCCGCACCGAGATCGACCGCGTCCGCGAGGCGACGCTGGCGATCGCCGAGGGAGTCGGCGTGCGGGGCCTTCTGAACGTGCAGTTCGCCATCAGCGCGGGCGTGCTGTACGTCATCGAGGCCAACCCCCGCGCCAGCCGCACGGTGCCGTTCGTCTCGAAGGCGCTCGGCATCCCGCTCGCCAAGGCCGCGTCGCGCATCATGGCCGGCACGCGCATCGCCGAGTTGAAGGACGAGGGGCTGCTGCCCGCCGTCGACGGCTCGCGCGTGCCGCTGGACTCCCCGGTGTCGGTGAAGGAGGCCGTCCTGCCCTTCAAGCGCTTCCGCACGAAGGAGGGCCACATCGTCGACTCCGTGCTGGGCCCCGAGATGCGCTCGACGGGCGAGGTCATGGGGATAGACCGCGACTTCCCGACGGCGTTCGCCAAGAGCCAGGAGGCGGCGTACGGCGGCATGCCGACGTCGGGGACCGTGTTCATCTCGGTGGCCGACAGCGACAAGCGCGCCGTCATCCTGCCCGCCCACCGCCTGCGGCAGCTGGGCTTCGATCTGGTGGCGACGGAGGGCACGGCGGAGATCCTCGCCCGCAACGGCATCGACGTGCGCATCGTGGCCAAGTACAGCGAGACGGCCGGCTCGTCCGAGCCGAACATCGTCGACCTGATCAACGCGGGCGAGATCGACATCGTCGTGAACACCCCCTCGGGGCGGTCGGCGCGTGCCGACGGCTACGAGATCCGCGCCGCCGCGGTCGCCGCCGACAAGGCACTCTTCACCACGATCGCGGTGCTCGGCGCCGCCGTCAGCGCGATGGACGCGATCGGCGACGGGTTCAACGTGAGGAGCCTGCAGGAGTACGCCGCGGACCGGGCCGCACGAGCGTGA
- the carA gene encoding glutamine-hydrolyzing carbamoyl-phosphate synthase small subunit, whose protein sequence is MTRFTTDPAVLVLEDGTRYAGHAYGARGTTLGEVVFATGMTGYQETLTDPSYAGQIVLQTAPHIGNTGMNAEDRESRRIWVAGYIVRDPSRVVSNWRAEESLDDALETDGIVGISGIDTRAVTRHIRSAGSMRGAIFSGDAAGIDPDEQVRLVREAPAMAGRSLSAEVSVAAAEVTPARGERIGALAVLDLGVKQATVDNLANRGFEVHVLPQDVTIEQLRAIDPVAVFYSNGPGDPAASADHVDLLRAVLDDRLPFFGICFGNQLLGRALGLGTYKLPFGHRGINQPVLDRQTGRVEITAHNHGFAVEAPLEGPFDSPHGYGRVEVSHVGLNDQTVEGLRALDLPAFSVQYHPEAAAGPHDANYLFDRFRDMVVAHLDSKKDSQ, encoded by the coding sequence ATGACCCGTTTCACCACAGACCCCGCCGTCCTCGTCCTCGAGGACGGCACCCGCTACGCCGGACACGCCTACGGCGCCCGCGGCACGACCCTCGGCGAGGTCGTCTTCGCCACCGGCATGACCGGATACCAGGAGACCCTGACCGATCCCTCGTACGCGGGGCAGATCGTGCTGCAGACCGCGCCGCACATCGGCAACACCGGCATGAACGCCGAGGACCGGGAGTCCCGCCGGATCTGGGTCGCTGGCTACATCGTGCGCGACCCCTCGCGCGTGGTGTCCAACTGGCGCGCCGAGGAATCGCTCGACGATGCGCTCGAGACCGACGGCATCGTCGGCATCAGCGGCATCGACACGCGCGCCGTGACGCGTCACATCCGCTCGGCGGGCAGCATGCGCGGCGCGATCTTCTCCGGAGATGCCGCGGGCATCGACCCGGACGAGCAGGTGCGCCTCGTCCGCGAGGCGCCCGCGATGGCGGGTCGCAGCCTGTCGGCCGAGGTGTCGGTCGCCGCCGCCGAGGTGACCCCCGCGCGGGGCGAGCGGATCGGCGCCCTCGCCGTCCTCGACCTCGGCGTCAAGCAGGCGACGGTCGACAACCTCGCGAACCGCGGCTTCGAGGTGCACGTCCTGCCTCAGGACGTCACGATCGAGCAGCTGCGCGCGATCGACCCCGTGGCGGTGTTCTACTCCAACGGCCCGGGCGACCCCGCCGCCTCCGCCGACCACGTCGACCTGCTGCGCGCGGTGCTCGATGACCGGCTGCCGTTCTTCGGCATCTGCTTCGGCAACCAGCTGCTCGGCCGCGCCCTCGGCCTCGGCACGTACAAGCTGCCCTTCGGTCACCGCGGGATCAACCAGCCGGTGCTCGATCGGCAGACCGGACGCGTGGAGATCACGGCGCACAATCACGGTTTCGCCGTCGAGGCCCCCCTCGAAGGCCCCTTCGACAGCCCCCACGGCTACGGACGCGTCGAGGTGAGCCACGTCGGACTCAACGACCAGACCGTCGAGGGCCTCCGCGCCCTGGACCTGCCGGCGTTCAGCGTGCAGTACCACCCCGAGGCGGCCGCCGGCCCGCACGATGCGAACTACCTCTTCGACCGGTTCCGCGACATGGTCGTGGCCCACCTCGACAGCAAGAAGGACTCCCAGTAA
- the gmk gene encoding guanylate kinase has translation MAETVEPKTGSSRPPEVDRAAASRKAVAARRERAALKRDVATRVISPQEMLRRAWRDADSAAAAMRVPDFLTCIPAIGEGKRDRILADLRISPVKRLGGLGARQRVDLQTFLDDRFPEPAARPGRSRLVVLAGPTAVGKGTVAAHIQQHHPEMLLSVSATTRPPRPGEEHGVHYFFVDDAEFDRMIAAGELLEHATVHNRFRYGTPREPIARALEEGRSVLLEIDLQGARQVRAADPSAMLVFLLPPSWDELVTRLIGRGTEGPEERARRLRTAKRELAAQSEFDHRVVNADVATAAREVVALVQAPSTP, from the coding sequence GTGGCTGAGACGGTTGAGCCGAAGACGGGTTCGTCGCGCCCGCCCGAGGTCGATCGGGCCGCCGCCTCGCGCAAGGCGGTCGCCGCTCGCCGGGAGCGCGCCGCGCTCAAGCGGGACGTGGCGACCCGCGTCATCAGCCCCCAGGAGATGCTGCGGCGCGCGTGGCGCGACGCGGATTCGGCCGCGGCCGCGATGCGCGTGCCCGACTTCCTCACGTGCATCCCGGCGATCGGCGAGGGCAAGCGCGACCGGATCCTCGCCGACCTGCGCATCTCGCCGGTCAAACGGCTCGGAGGGCTGGGAGCGCGCCAGCGGGTGGACCTGCAGACGTTCCTCGACGACCGATTCCCCGAGCCCGCGGCGCGGCCCGGGCGCAGTCGCCTCGTCGTCCTCGCGGGGCCGACCGCCGTGGGCAAGGGCACGGTCGCCGCGCACATCCAGCAGCACCATCCCGAGATGCTCCTCTCCGTCTCCGCCACGACCCGGCCGCCGCGGCCGGGCGAGGAGCACGGCGTGCACTACTTCTTCGTCGACGACGCCGAGTTCGATCGGATGATCGCCGCCGGCGAGCTGCTCGAGCACGCGACGGTGCACAACCGTTTCCGCTACGGAACGCCCCGGGAGCCGATCGCGCGCGCGCTCGAGGAGGGCCGGAGCGTGCTGCTGGAGATCGACCTGCAGGGAGCGCGCCAGGTGCGGGCGGCCGATCCGTCGGCCATGCTCGTGTTCCTCCTCCCGCCCAGCTGGGACGAGCTGGTCACGCGGCTCATCGGCCGAGGCACGGAGGGGCCCGAGGAGCGAGCCCGCCGCCTGCGGACCGCGAAGCGCGAGCTCGCGGCGCAGAGCGAGTTCGACCACCGGGTCGTGAACGCGGATGTCGCGACGGCCGCTCGCGAGGTCGTCGCCCTCGTGCAGGCTCCCTCCACACCCTGA
- a CDS encoding ABC transporter ATP-binding protein gives MSATVIDSRPSLRAAPARRDGVLLDAVSRTFGTAQGARDVLRGVDLEVPAGEILAVVGPSGCGKSTLLRLLGGLDVPTTGTIRVSGEPVADTDARTAVAFQEPRLLPWRTLAQNIELGLPRGARSGRSRVAELLDLVGLSHAADQKPREVSGGMAQRASLARALARNPEVLLLDEPFGALDALTRLRMQDLLLDVHSAQPTTVILVTHDVEEALFLADRVLLLRSIGDDTAEGSIARTIAVPGHRPRDRADRAFTELRAELLQGLGVDTHHHTHDSSEETR, from the coding sequence GTGTCCGCAACCGTCATCGACAGCCGCCCGTCGCTCCGCGCTGCTCCCGCGCGACGTGACGGAGTGCTGCTGGATGCCGTCTCCCGCACGTTCGGCACGGCACAGGGCGCACGCGATGTGCTCCGCGGTGTCGACCTCGAGGTGCCCGCGGGCGAGATCCTCGCCGTCGTCGGGCCCTCGGGCTGCGGCAAGTCCACGCTGCTGCGACTGCTCGGCGGTCTCGACGTCCCCACGACCGGGACGATCCGCGTCTCCGGCGAGCCGGTGGCGGACACCGACGCCCGTACCGCCGTCGCCTTCCAGGAGCCGCGCCTCCTGCCGTGGCGCACGCTCGCGCAGAACATCGAGCTCGGCCTGCCGCGCGGTGCCCGGTCCGGCCGTTCCCGCGTCGCGGAGCTTCTCGACCTGGTCGGTCTGTCCCACGCCGCCGATCAGAAGCCGCGTGAGGTCTCCGGCGGCATGGCGCAGCGCGCCTCGCTCGCCCGAGCCCTCGCGCGCAATCCGGAGGTGCTGCTGCTCGACGAGCCGTTCGGCGCCCTGGACGCCCTGACGCGGCTGCGCATGCAGGATCTGCTGCTGGATGTCCACTCCGCGCAGCCGACGACCGTCATCCTCGTCACGCATGACGTCGAGGAGGCCCTCTTCCTGGCCGATCGGGTGCTCCTGCTGCGCTCGATCGGGGACGACACGGCGGAGGGCTCGATCGCGCGCACGATCGCCGTCCCCGGGCACCGCCCGCGCGACCGCGCCGACCGTGCCTTCACAGAGTTGCGCGCCGAGCTCCTGCAAGGGCTCGGCGTCGACACCCATCACCACACCCACGACAGCTCCGAGGAGACCCGATGA
- a CDS encoding dihydroorotase: MSHTNTGPLLVAGARLPDGSRADILIEDGRVSEVGTGLSRAGSRRIDADGLVALPGLVDLHTHLREPGYEAGETILTGTRAAAAGGFTAVFAMPNTSPVADTAGVVEQELALGEAAGYATVQPIGAVTVGQKGERLAELGAMADSRARVRVFSDDGFCVHDPLIMRRALEYVKAFDGVIAQHAQDPRLTEGAQMNEGAVSAELGLAGWPAVAEESIIARDVLLAEHVGSRLHVCHLSTAGSVDIIRWAKKRGIAVTAEVTPHHLLLTDERVRGYDARYKVNPPLRRAEDVQAVREGLADGTIDIVATDHAPHPAEHKSCEWQAAANGMVGLESALRVVHSAMVETGLLSWSDVARVMSETPARIGRLAGHGMPIAAGQPAEITLYDPSVRGTFTEGDLRGRSENSPYLGTELPGRVRWSIHRGRPTLADGVIVPEPAS; the protein is encoded by the coding sequence ATGAGCCATACGAACACGGGACCCCTCCTGGTCGCGGGGGCTCGGCTGCCCGACGGATCCCGCGCGGACATCCTGATCGAGGACGGGCGCGTGAGCGAGGTGGGCACCGGGCTCAGCCGTGCGGGCTCCCGGCGCATCGACGCCGACGGGCTCGTCGCGCTCCCCGGGCTGGTGGACCTGCACACGCACCTGCGCGAGCCCGGCTACGAGGCCGGCGAGACGATCCTCACGGGGACCCGAGCCGCGGCCGCCGGAGGGTTCACGGCCGTCTTCGCGATGCCGAACACCTCGCCGGTCGCCGACACGGCGGGCGTCGTCGAGCAGGAGCTCGCGCTCGGCGAGGCCGCGGGCTACGCGACCGTTCAGCCGATCGGCGCCGTGACCGTCGGACAGAAGGGCGAGCGGCTCGCCGAGCTGGGCGCCATGGCGGATTCCCGCGCGCGGGTGCGGGTCTTCAGCGACGACGGCTTCTGCGTGCACGATCCGCTCATCATGCGGCGCGCCCTGGAGTATGTGAAGGCCTTCGACGGCGTCATCGCGCAGCACGCGCAGGATCCCCGCCTCACCGAGGGGGCGCAGATGAACGAGGGCGCGGTCTCGGCGGAGCTGGGGCTGGCCGGGTGGCCGGCGGTCGCCGAGGAGTCGATCATTGCGCGCGACGTCCTGCTGGCCGAGCACGTCGGCTCCCGCCTGCACGTGTGCCACCTCTCCACCGCGGGCTCCGTGGACATCATCCGGTGGGCCAAGAAGCGGGGCATCGCGGTCACCGCCGAGGTGACGCCGCATCATCTCCTGCTCACCGACGAACGGGTGCGCGGCTACGACGCTCGGTACAAGGTGAACCCGCCGCTGCGCCGCGCCGAGGACGTGCAGGCGGTGCGCGAGGGGCTCGCGGACGGCACGATCGACATCGTCGCCACCGACCACGCCCCGCACCCCGCCGAGCACAAGAGCTGCGAGTGGCAGGCCGCTGCGAACGGCATGGTGGGTCTGGAGAGCGCCCTGCGCGTCGTGCACTCGGCCATGGTCGAGACCGGCCTGCTCTCGTGGAGCGATGTCGCTCGCGTGATGTCGGAGACCCCCGCCCGCATCGGTCGCCTCGCCGGCCACGGGATGCCGATCGCTGCGGGTCAGCCGGCGGAGATCACCCTCTACGATCCGTCGGTGAGGGGAACCTTCACCGAGGGAGATCTGCGCGGTCGCAGCGAGAACTCGCCCTATCTGGGGACGGAGCTGCCCGGGCGCGTCCGGTGGAGCATCCACCGGGGCCGGCCGACACTGGCCGACGGCGTCATCGTGCCGGAGCCGGCCTCGTGA
- a CDS encoding aliphatic sulfonate ABC transporter substrate-binding protein encodes MSAIIRRTVPTIAIAGAMMLMATGCVAGENATASDSGAADGAQEWSTDTLSIDFATYNPLSLIIKEQGLLEEALGEGVTVEWVQSAGSNKANEFLRAGSIDVGSTAGSAALLARANGSPIQVIDIYSQPEWAAIVVPEGSDITSVADLAGKSVAATAGTDPYFFLLQALETEGLSVDDIQVQNLQHADGRAALDAGSVDAWSGLDPIMAAAEVESGAQLIYRNVDFNSYGFLNATEEFITEHADVAQVVVDAYEDARAWALENPEETAALLAEVAGIDIEVANTVIQERSNLDVSGVPGEAQLDVLRVIAPVLVASDAVQGGQAEIDRALDTIVNATFAEKATEGR; translated from the coding sequence ATGAGCGCCATCATCCGCCGCACCGTACCTACGATCGCGATCGCGGGTGCGATGATGCTGATGGCGACGGGCTGCGTCGCGGGGGAGAACGCCACGGCATCCGACTCCGGTGCCGCCGACGGGGCCCAGGAGTGGTCCACCGACACCCTGTCGATCGACTTCGCCACGTACAACCCGCTGAGCCTCATCATCAAGGAGCAGGGCCTTCTGGAGGAGGCACTCGGCGAGGGCGTCACCGTCGAGTGGGTGCAGTCGGCCGGATCCAACAAGGCCAACGAGTTCCTCCGCGCCGGATCGATCGACGTCGGCTCCACCGCCGGCTCGGCGGCGCTGCTCGCTCGCGCGAACGGTTCGCCCATCCAGGTCATCGACATCTACTCGCAGCCGGAGTGGGCGGCGATCGTCGTTCCGGAGGGCAGCGACATCACATCGGTCGCCGACCTGGCCGGCAAGTCCGTCGCCGCCACCGCGGGCACCGACCCTTACTTCTTCCTGCTGCAGGCGCTCGAGACCGAGGGTCTGTCGGTCGATGACATCCAGGTGCAGAATCTGCAGCACGCCGACGGCCGGGCGGCCCTCGACGCCGGTTCGGTGGATGCGTGGTCGGGCCTCGACCCGATCATGGCGGCCGCCGAGGTCGAGTCGGGCGCGCAGCTGATCTACCGGAACGTCGACTTCAACTCCTACGGGTTCCTCAACGCGACCGAGGAGTTCATCACCGAGCACGCCGATGTCGCGCAGGTCGTCGTCGACGCCTACGAGGACGCCCGTGCCTGGGCGCTGGAGAACCCGGAGGAGACCGCGGCCCTGCTCGCCGAGGTCGCGGGCATCGACATCGAGGTGGCGAACACCGTCATCCAGGAGCGTTCCAACCTCGACGTGAGCGGCGTCCCCGGTGAGGCGCAGCTGGATGTGCTCCGCGTCATCGCGCCGGTGCTCGTCGCCTCCGACGCCGTCCAGGGCGGTCAGGCGGAGATCGATCGTGCGCTCGACACCATCGTGAACGCGACGTTCGCCGAGAAGGCGACAGAGGGCCGATGA